The DNA segment ATCCGGCGGGCGAGGTAGCGCTTCACGTTCGCGGCCCCGGCGTTGGCGGGGGGGTCCCGCCGCAACGCCGCCGCCGCCCGCGCGTCACGCCGCTAGAGCTCGTACCGCAGCCGGTAGACGAGCAGCTCCTGCAGCCGGAAGATCGTATCTGGATCCCCCTCGCACCGCACCACCCGTGGGGCGGTGCGCGAGACCCCAGGCACCAGCGCCGCGGTCTGGGCCATATCGGTCCGGTTGTACTCGATCTCCATGACCACGGGATTGGGCACCGCCGTCGGCGCGACCTCCCCCCGCGTTCGGACCGCCTCGGCCGCGCCCTTCCGGATCCGCCGGCAGGCTTCTTGTGGGTGGAGGCTTGCCGCCACGCCCCGGCCGCTGGCGCGCTTCACCGGAACCAGGACCGCCTTGGGCATCGATTCGCGGGCCTGCGCGACCGTCGCTTCGTCCCCGGTGATCAGCGTGACCGGGACCCCGAAGCGGCCGGCGACGAGCGCGTTGAGGTTGGCCTCGTTCACCAGGCGCCCGTTGATGCGGAGATTGTAGATCATGGCCCCGTTCCAGGTGTGGTCGAGGATGGCGTCCGCCGTGCCCGCGCGCGCGTGGGTACCGGTGATGAACACCGCGTGGAACGACCCGTCCATCCCTTCCATCTGCAGTGAGTCCCGCATCGCCCCGCGGATCAGGACCGCGCGTTCATCCAGCCGGGCCGGCAGGAGGTTCTGCATCCCCGCGTGACTGTCGCACACCACGACCTCTGTGGCGCCCCCGTCGAAGGCGCCGGCGATCGCGGCGTTGACCTCGTCGGTCATCAGTTCCCGTCCCTCTTGATACTGCCTCGCGCTCTCCGACGTCTGGAGGTTCGTCACCACCCCCGCCACGCCTTCGATGTCCGCCGAGACGTACACCCGGCACGCTGCCACCGCTCCACCTCCGGTTCGATGTCCAGGAGGACTTAGGGACGGGCGGGGTGTCCCCTTCCGGGAACGCGGCGGCCCGACGGGCCGGGCGGGGGGAAGAGGGGGAGGGGATGGCGATCCACCTCACGATCGTTTCCTCCAGTGGATGGACCGCGTGCCCGCGATCCGGGAGGGGAGGCGGGCTTCGGCGAATTCGAGGGGCGGGGTCGGCACACCGATGCAATCCACACCAGGCCGGTCGAGCTTGAGGTCGCGCAGCGCCGAGGGACTCCTCTTCGGCGCGCTCGGCGTTCTCGCGTTCAGCTTCACCCTGCCCGCCACGCGGATCGCCGTCGGTCAGCTGGACAGCACGGTGGTCGGGCTCGGCCGGGCGATCGTCGCCGCGACCCTGGCCGCCGTGGTGCTGGCCGTTCGGCGCGAACCGCTGCTTCCCCCGGCGATGTGGGGGCGGATCGCCATCGTCGGCGCGGGCGTCGTCGTGGGGTTCCCGCTCTTTTCTGCGATGGCGCTGCGGCACCTGTCCTCCGCGCACAGCGCGGTGATCGTCGGCCTCCTGCCCATCGCCACCGCGGTGCTCGCGGTGGTGCGGGCCGGAGAGCGGCCGACGGCCCGATTCTGGCTGGCCTCCGCGGCCGGCCTGGCGGCGGTCCTGGCTTTCGCCGTCGCCGAAGGGGCCGGCACCCTCCAGGGGGCGGACCTGCTGGTGCTGCTGGCGGTGGCGCTGGGGGCGTTGGGTTATGCCGAGGGCGGCGCGCTCGCCCGCGAGATCGGCGGGTGGCGGGTGATCTGCTGGGGGTTGGTGGCGACGGTCCCGTTCATTGCGCCCGCGGTCGCGTTGGCGATCATCCGGACCGGCCTTCGAGCCGATCCCGCGGCGTGGGTGGGGTTTGCGTATGTGTCGGTCATCAGCATGTTCCTCGGGTTCTTCGCCTGGTACCGGGGGATGGCGGCCGGCGGCGTGGCGCGGATCGCGCAGCTCCAGCTCGCGCAGCCGATCCTGACCCTCGTCTGGTCGGCGCTGCTGGTCGGGGAGCGGGTCGGCCCCGTGACCGTCGCCGCCGCCCTGCTCGTTCTCGTGAGCGTAGGCGCCACGCAACGTGCCGCGGTGCGCCACCCCGCCGGCGCGGGGACCATTCCCCCCCGTTTGACAGAGGCGATGGAGCGCGACACGCCGTGAGGACCGCCGCGTTCGTCATCGCCTTGCTCGTGATCTTCGGCATCCTGTGGGATGCGTTCGAGACCGTGGTCCTCCCCCGGCGGATCTCACGCCGGTTGAGGCTCGTCGTGTTCACGTTCGTTCCCGCCTGGCGGGCGTACTCGGCGCTGATGCGGCGGATCCCGCCCGGCGGCCGACGGGAGACCTACCTGGGGTACTTCGGCCCGCTCTCGATCATCGGGCTCCTGGCGCTGTGGGCGCTCGGGCTGATCCTGGGGTTCGGCCTGCTGCTGTGGGGGTTGGGGTCGCATCTGGCGAGCCCCAACGGCGCGGCGACGATCGGCACCGACCTGTACATGAGCGGAACGACCTTCTTCACCCTCGGCCTCGGCGACGTCACCCCCCGCGACGGGGCGGCGAGGGTCGTCGCGATCGCGGAGGCCGGGATCGGGTTCGGCTTCCTGGCGTTGGTCATCTCGTACCTGCCGGTGCTGTCCCAGGCGTTCTCCCGGCGGGAGATCCAGATCACCCTCCTCGACGCCTGGGCCGGGTCGCCCCCCGCGGCCGCAGAACTGCTGCGGCGGGTGGGCGCCCACGATCACCGGCCAGCGTTCGGGCCGTTTCTGCGGGAGTGGGAGCTCTGGGCGGCCGAGCTTCTCGAATCGCACATCGCGTATCCGAACCTCTGCTATTTCCGGTCCCAGCACGACAACCAGTCGTGGCTCTCGGCGCTCGTCACCATCCTGGACGCCTGCGCCCTGATCATGACGACCGTCGAGGGGATGCCGGGGCGGGGCGCGGAGCTGACCTTCGCCATGGCCCGCC comes from the bacterium genome and includes:
- a CDS encoding M55 family metallopeptidase is translated as MAACRVYVSADIEGVAGVVTNLQTSESARQYQEGRELMTDEVNAAIAGAFDGGATEVVVCDSHAGMQNLLPARLDERAVLIRGAMRDSLQMEGMDGSFHAVFITGTHARAGTADAILDHTWNGAMIYNLRINGRLVNEANLNALVAGRFGVPVTLITGDEATVAQARESMPKAVLVPVKRASGRGVAASLHPQEACRRIRKGAAEAVRTRGEVAPTAVPNPVVMEIEYNRTDMAQTAALVPGVSRTAPRVVRCEGDPDTIFRLQELLVYRLRYEL
- a CDS encoding DMT family transporter, whose translation is MQSTPGRSSLRSRSAEGLLFGALGVLAFSFTLPATRIAVGQLDSTVVGLGRAIVAATLAAVVLAVRREPLLPPAMWGRIAIVGAGVVVGFPLFSAMALRHLSSAHSAVIVGLLPIATAVLAVVRAGERPTARFWLASAAGLAAVLAFAVAEGAGTLQGADLLVLLAVALGALGYAEGGALAREIGGWRVICWGLVATVPFIAPAVALAIIRTGLRADPAAWVGFAYVSVISMFLGFFAWYRGMAAGGVARIAQLQLAQPILTLVWSALLVGERVGPVTVAAALLVLVSVGATQRAAVRHPAGAGTIPPRLTEAMERDTP
- a CDS encoding potassium channel family protein, producing the protein MRTAAFVIALLVIFGILWDAFETVVLPRRISRRLRLVVFTFVPAWRAYSALMRRIPPGGRRETYLGYFGPLSIIGLLALWALGLILGFGLLLWGLGSHLASPNGAATIGTDLYMSGTTFFTLGLGDVTPRDGAARVVAIAEAGIGFGFLALVISYLPVLSQAFSRREIQITLLDAWAGSPPAAAELLRRVGAHDHRPAFGPFLREWELWAAELLESHIAYPNLCYFRSQHDNQSWLSALVTILDACALIMTTVEGMPGRGAELTFAMARHVVVDVSQILNRPPRPPAVDRLPPADLASLREMLAGAGIPLRDADEAGRRLSELRRMYEPYVGALSDYLMMPLPEWIPAPGRRDNWQKSRWK